A single Fusarium oxysporum Fo47 chromosome IV, complete sequence DNA region contains:
- a CDS encoding Thiolase, N-terminal domain-containing protein, with the protein MGVTDRIIQIGGQISGNPTAGGREKILQKNPDDIVVTAACRSAFTKGGRGGFKDTPAADLMAGVLKAILDRSKINPALVEDLCVGTVLAPGGGATEMRAASLVAGFPESIAVRTLNRQCSSGLQATVDVANQIKTGMIDIGIGAGVESMSLNYGPGAVSEFSEAFENHPEAANCKVPMGVLSEQMAKDLNVTRAAQDAFAASSYQKAVKAQKAGLFDEEIAPLKVKFEDKEGNTKEITVSKDDGVRDGITAESLGKIRPAFAKDGSIHAGNASQISDGAAAVLLMKRSTAEKLGQKILGKYVCASIVGVKPLLMGQGPWKAIPKALDLAGISKDDVDIWEINEAFASQCLWCANELGIPQEKINPKGGAIAFGHPLGCTGARQVSTLLYELKRTGQKVGATSMCVGTGMGMAAIWVAE; encoded by the exons ATGGGTG TCACCGACAGAATCATTCAGATTGGAGGCCAGATCTCTGGCAACCCGACTGCTGGCGGTCGCGAGAAGATCCTCCAGAAGAACCCTGACGAT ATCGTTGTCACCGCCGCCTGCCGAAGCGCATTCACCAAGGGAGGCCGCGGCGGTTTCAAGGACACCCCCGCTGCTGATCTCATGGCTGGTgttctcaaggccatcctCGACCGCTCAAAGATCAACCCTGCTCTCGTCGAGGACCTATGTGTCGGAACCGTTCTCGCTCCCGGTGGCGGCGCAACTGAGATGCGCGCCGCCAGCTTGGTCGCCGGTTTCCCTGAATCTATCGCCGTCCGAACCCTCAACAGACAGTGCTCTTCTGGTCTCCAGGCTACCGTCGATGTCGCCAACCAGATCAAGACTGGCATGATCGATATTGGtattggtgctggtgttgagagtATGTCCCTGAACTATGGCCCTGGCGCTGTCTCCGAGTTCTCAGAAGCCTTTGAGAACCACCCCGAGGCTGCCAACTGTAAGGTGCCCATGGGTGTCCTCTCTGAGCAGATGGCCAAGGACCTCAACGTCACCCGAGCTGCACAGGACGCCTTCGCTGCCTCATCATACCAGAAGGCTGTCAAGGCCCAAAAAGCGGGACTCTTTGACGAGGAGATTGCTCCTCTCAAGGTCAAGTTCGAGGACAAGGAGGGTAACACCAAGGAGATTACCGTCTCCAAGGATGATGGTGTCCGAGATGGCATCACTGCTGAGTCTCTGGGCAAGATCCGCCCTGCTTTTGCTAAGGACGGTTCTATCCATGCTGGTAACGCCAGTCAGATTTCCGATGGTGCTGCCGCTGTCCTCCTCATGAAGCGATCCACTGCCGAGAAGCTTGGACAGAAGATCCTCGGCAAGTACGTTTGCGCCTCGATTGTTGGTGTCAAGCCCCTTCTTATGGGACAGGGCCCCTGGAAGGCTATCCCCAAGGCTCTCGACCTTGCCGGTATCTCCAAGGATGATGTCGATATCTGGGAGATCAACGAGGCTTTTGCCAGCCAGTGCTTGTGGTGTGCCAACGAGCTGGGTATTCCCCAAGAGAAAATCAACCCCAAGGGAGGTGCTATTGCCTTTGGTCATCCCCTAGGCTGCACTGGTGCCCGACAGGTCTCTACTCTTCTATATGAGTTGAAGCGAACAGGCCAGAAGGTTGGCGCAACATCTATGTGTGTAGGAACTGGTATGGGTATGGCCGCCATCTGGGTTGCCGAGTAG
- a CDS encoding uncharacterized protein (expressed protein), translating to MAPNIAIKALFMRCPVDRTDVQENNGQSCYNALVKVLMPSRLYAGKENNYSIARSAEASMRGKSRKRQLKDPQRKSVYGGQVPRVSAASFTISCSEEGLNNSTYTSPGHNGTEEKGSLVKDEMTDTYPESNTYVQGRLDGKTETSLVDGLEERIRCLDITFEDQPVEADIEEAYIQGEALTPPEIKFSEDGDMDDNYWTWDQSSQRFRHWDAERGEWLYFPERFD from the exons ATGGCCCCCAATATTGCTATCAAAGCCTTGTTCATGCGCTGTCCAGTAGATAGGACGGATGTCCAAGAAAACAACGGACAGAGTTGTTACAATGCATTGGTCAAG GTTCTCATGCCTAGCCGTCTTTATGctggaaaagaaaataattatagtatagCCCGTTCTGCGGAAGCATCCATGAGAGGGAAATCTCGTAAGAGACAGCTGAAGGATCCTCAGCGGAAGTCCGTCTATGGAGGTCAAGTGCCTCGAGTCTCCGCAGCATCATTTACTATATCATGTTCTGAAGAGGGGCTGAACAATTCGACATATACATCCCCAGGACACAATGGAACCGAAGAAAAGGGATCTTTAgtcaaggatgagatgaCCGACACTTACCCAGAAAGTAATACATACGTTCAAGGAAGACTTGATGGAAAGACTGAAACTTCCCTAGTAGATGGCTTGGAGGAAAGAATACGTTGCTTGGATATTACCTTTGAGGATCAGCCAGTGGAAGCCGATATCGAAGAAGCATATATACAGGGAGAAGCCTTGACACCCCCCGAAATCAAGTTCTCCGAAGACGGTGATATGGACGACAACTACTGGACTTGGGACCAGAGCTCTCAAAGATTCCGACACTGGGATGCGGAACGTGGAGAATGGTTATACTTTCCTGAGAGATTTGATTGA
- a CDS encoding peptide-methionine (R)-S-oxide reductase — translation MRFSPLLSTLFYTFSNITRVRTPLPSHLAFRPIPLRSMSGIPLLGALFGTSSKNSSNMSYPDQRSNDEWRAVLNKEQFRILREKGTEPPGSGKFDKHYPEQGVYTCAGCDAPLYKASHKFSSGCGWPAYFDSIPGAVVRHEDRAFGMARTEIVCANCGGHLGHVFKGEGFDTPTDERHCVNSVSLSFSPDDKTVKDKPESKA, via the exons ATGCGCTTCTCTCCATTACTATCCACACTTTTCTACACTTTCTCAAATATCACCCGCGTGAGAACTCCTCTGCCTTCACACCTGGCCTTTCGACCTATTCCCCTTCGATCTATGTCCGGCATTCCTCTGTTGGGCGCTTTATTTGGCACTTCATCCAAGAACTCTTCCAATATGTCTTACCCTGATCAACGTTCAAACGACGAGTGGCGAGCTGTCCTCAACAAGG AGCAATTCCGTATCCTGCGTGAGAAGGGTACCGAACCTCCTGGTTCTGGAAAGTTTGACAAGCACTATCCTGAGCAGGGTGTTTATACCTGTGCTGGTTGTGACGCTCCGCTTTATAAGGCGAGCCACAAGTTCAGCTCTGGTTGCGGCTGGCCAGCCTACTTTGACAGCATCCCTGGTGCCGTTGTCCGTCACGAGGATCGCGCTTTCGGTATGGCACGAACGGAGATTGTATGTGCCAACTGCGGCGGTCACCTAGGACATGTGTTCAAGGGCGAGGGCTTTGACACGCCCACTGATGAGCGTCACTGTGTGAACAGCGTCAGTTTAAGCTTTTCACCTGATGATAAGACTGTCAAGGATAAGCCTGAAAGCAAGGCTTGA
- a CDS encoding uncharacterized protein (family of unknown function-domain containing protein), with translation MGINNPLPSSMASECKKCGKILTSFINPRQSFGPDKVIPPSILANAKGLAIITVLKAGFLGSGRFGSGLVVARLPEGGWSAPSAIATAGAGFGGQVGFELTDFVFILNDSSAVRSFAQAGSLTLGGNVSLAAGPVGRNAEAAGAASLKGVAGIFSYSKTKGLFAGVSLEGSAIIERRDANEKMYGQRFTAQQLLTGSVRPPPQAAPLMNILNSRVFNGMRGGGDDAMYNDIPVYDDQHDDVVWNGRRGSAMGEGVQRDRTGSGSYDDSFGRPSRSNTWQDDVYDRPGGFGGPTRSSTFASGGGANNDYVYRDNPTGGSGGFGAEKKAGPGRPAAPKPNFGAKQAMLKKNEAVAVYNFDADQPGDLGFKKGDVITVLKRTESDNDWWTGQIGTRTGIFPSNYVKMKE, from the exons ATGGGTATCAACAATCCCCTCCCGTCGTCTATGGCGT CGGAATGTAAGAAGTGCGGCAAGATCCTGACTTCCTTTATCAACCCTCGCCAGTCTTTCGGTCCCGACAAGGTCATTCCTCCATCCATCCTCGCCAATGCTAAGGGCCTTGCCATCATCACCGTTCTCAAGGCCGGCTTCCTCGGCTCAGGCCGTTTTGGCAGCGGTCTCGTCGTCGCCCGACTTCCCGAGGGCGGTTGGAGTGCCCCGAGCGCTATTGCGACCGCCGGAGCCGGCTTCGGTGGTCAAGTTGGTTTCGAATTGACGGATTTTGTCTTTATTCTGAACGATTCGAGCGCCGTCCGGTCCTTTGCTCAAGCTGGCTCTTTGACACTAGGTGGCAATGTTTCCTTGGCAGCTGGTCCCGTTGGTCGCAATGCCGAAGCAGCCGGTGCTGCTTCGCTGAAAGGTGTCGCCGGCATCTTCAGTTActccaagaccaagggtcTCTTTGCTGGTGTTTCCCTCGAGGGATCTGCCATCATTGAGCGCCGTGATGCTAATGAGAAGATGTACGGCCAGCGCTTCACGGCGCAGCAGCTCCTCACCGGTTCTGTGAGGCCACCCCCTCAAGCTGCCCCTCTCATGAATATCCTTAACTCGCGCGTTTTCAACGGCATGAGAGGCGGTGGTGACGACGCCATGTACAACGACATTCCTGTATACGACGATCAGCACGACGATGTTGTGTGGAACGGCCGTCGAGGATCCGCGATGGGCGAGGGCGTGCAGCGCGATCGTacaggctcaggctcatACGATGATAGCTTCGGACGACCCAGCCGGTCGAATACATGGCAGGACGATGTATACGACAGACCAGGCGGTTTTGGTGGGCCCACGCGTTCCAGCACATTTGCTTCTGGTGGCGGAGCGAACAACGACTACGTTTATCGTGACAATCCCACAGGAGGTTCGGGAGGGTTCGGCGCCGAAAAGAAGGCTGGCCCTGGACGGCCAGCGGCTCCCAAGCCCAACTTTGGTGCCAAGCAAGCAATGCTTAAGAAGAACGAGGCAGTTGCTGTGTACAACTTTGACGCGGATCAACCAGGTGATCTGGGTTTCAAGAAGGGAGATGTCATCACTGTACTAAAGCGAACCGAGAGTGATAACGACTGGTG GACCGGACAAATTGGCACAAGAACGGGCATTTTCCCCAGCAACTAtgtcaagatgaaggagtAA
- a CDS encoding kinase-like domain-containing protein has product MDGPGYTSASSASAHTATSHRRKLIKKPPTYAYARSSSGFDGGAFDAQSLESKRSSQSLRRAPSAPPARSNPATVSDWQDSDRSHPQLSANSNTLRPVPSPISPQGDFTPANHWAPVPRHPDRLSDSHLRPLSKTAVPDDLIGAPFDGAAILNRIESIKIPSPKAAAPRQFPPQIVKAPTDSRLASPALRTSTSFSAMDSSLNEKSLGGPRAPTDGPSVNPKRYSDDGKDLKPAVLRKKSGFSGFMNSLVGSPKKPVISAPENPVHVTHVGYDSSTGQFTGLPKEWQRLINESGIPEKERRENPQTMVDILQFYKETTERPPEDQVLEKFHHAGQYATSPATAASPGMYPSNYMGMSPNNILPTNPRFPTVNHEGSFENPRAPPPVPRGQVGKDLMPSRPAPKPPVSMSNRHMPQGAYSTKDSGIGMSQSGDESYGISKDAGPMLPEEHRSRSNSRVTGPTYAPTAPQPNPQLAQAQAAAYQQQLMQQQQEQAMAQAQAAMSGGIGRAPSKRTPHPQNPNMQAAPGYGRAPESNGMHNAPRQQAPGAAVPGARPRHRARQSAGLDIVAALKRICSEGDPRDIYRGFNKIGQGASGGVFTGHERGTNRLVAIKQMNLEQQPKKDLIINEILVMKDSSHPNIVNFIDSYLCGGELWVVMEFMEGGSLTDVVTFNIMSEGQIASVCRETLLGLQHLHSKGVIHRDIKSDNILLSLEGKIKLTDFGFCATINEAQNKRTTMVGTPYWMAPEVVTRKEYGRKVDIWSLGIMAIEMIEGEPPYLTESPLRALWLIATNGTPHIKNEQDLSPVFKDFLYFALKVDPEKRASAHDLLRHEFMKQCVDLGQLSPLVRAAREQRAQEKARKGQ; this is encoded by the exons ATGGACGGCCCCGGATATACCTCTGCGTCGTCTGCGTCTGCTCATACCGCAACTTCACATCGTCGAAAGCTCATCAAGAAACCTCCCACTTACGCCTACGCTCGCTCCTCCTCTGGCTTCGATGGTGGTGCCTTCGACGCCCAGTCCCTCGAGAGCAAACGCAGTTCCCAGAGTCTGAGAAGAGCCCCCAGCGCTCCCCCAGCCCGGTCAAACCCTGCGACCGTGTCCGACTGGCAAGACTCTGAtcgatctcatcctcaatTATCcgccaacagcaacaccCTAAGACCTGTCCCATCGCCCATCTCACCCCAGGGCGACTTTACCCCCGCTAATCACTGGGCGCCTGTCCCCCGTCATCCCGACCGTCTCTCCGATTCTCACCTCCGCCCTCTCAGTAAGACAGCCGTGCCTGACGACCTGATCGGCGCTCCTTTTGACGGCGCTGCTATTCTGAACCGCATCGAATCGATAAAGATTCCTAGTCCGAAGGCTGCTGCCCCTCGTCAATTCCCGCCCCAAATCGTCAAGGCGCCCACCGACTCTAGGCTTGCTAGCCCTGCCCTACGAACTTCGACCAGCTTCTCCGCGATGGACTCGTCTTTGAACGAGAAGAGTCTGGGCGGCCCAAGGGCTCCAACTGATGGGCCTTCGGTCAACCCCAAGAGATATTCCGACGATGGCAAGGACCTCAAGCCTGCTGTTCTGCGAAAGAAGTCAGGATTTTCCGGTTTCATGAACAGTTTGGTAGGATCGCCCAAGAAGCCCGTTATCTCTGCACCCGAGAATCCCGTCCACGTTACTCATGTTGGCTATGATAGTTCCACAGGCCAGTTCACA GGTCTGCCAAAAGAATGGCAGCGGCTTATCAACGAAAGCGGAATTCCTGAAAAGGAAAGGCGAGAAAACCCGCAAACTATGGTTGATATCTTGCAGTTCTACAAAGAGACCACGGAGAGGCCCCCAGAGGATCAGGTCCTTGAGAAATTTCATCATGCTGGTCAGTATGCCACCTCTCCGGCAACTGCAGCATCACCGGGCATGTACCCGTCAAACTATATGGGTATGTCACCGAACAATATTTTACCTACGAACCCCAGGTTTCCAACTGTCAATCATGAAGGAAGTTTTGAGAATCCCCGAGCACCACCGCCTGTTCCCCGAGGCCAGGTTGGTAAGGACCTGATGCCCAGTCGCCCAGCCCCGAAACCGCCCGTCAGCATGAGCAATCGACATATGCCTCAAGGCGCATACTCGACCAAGGACTCAGGCATCGGTATGTCTCAGTCCGGCGACGAATCCTACGGCATATCAAAGGATGCTGGCCCTATGCTCCCCGAAGAGCACCGATCGAGATCCAATTCGCGCGTCACTGGACCTACATACGCCCCAACTGCACCGCAACCCAACCCACAGCTCGCCCAGGCCCAAGCCGCCgcttatcaacaacaacttatgcagcagcagcaagagcaagCCATGGCCCAGGCCCAAGCTGCCATGTCTGGCGGCATCGGCCGTGCTCCTAGTAAACGAACTCCTCATCCCCAGAACCCGAACATGCAGGCAGCTCCTGGATACGGCCGTGCCCCCGAGTCTAATGGTATGCACAACGCTCCTCGTCAGCAGGCTCCTGGAGCAGCCGTGCCTGGGGCTAGGCCACGACACCGGGCTCGTCAGAGCGCAGGTCTTGATATTGTTGCTGCCCTTAAGCGCATCTGTAGCGAAGGCGACCCTCGAGACATATACCGAGGATTCAACAAGATCGGCCAGGGTGCATCTGGAGGTGTTTTCACTGGTCACGAGCGTGGCACGAACAGATTGGTGGCTATCAAGCAGATGAATCTCGAACAGCAACCTAAGAAGGACCTGATTATCAACGAGATTCTTGTCATGAAGGATAGTTCACATCccaacatcgtcaacttTATCGACAGTTATCTGTGTGGTGGCGAGCTGTGGGTCGTCATGGAGTTTATGGAGGGAGGCAGCCTTACGGATGTTGTCACCTTCAATATCATGTCCGAGGGGCAGATCGCTTCTGTGTGTCGCGAGACCCTTCTTGGTCTGCAACATCTGCATTCCAAGGGAGTCATTCACCGAGATATCAAGTCGGACAACATCTTGCTATCCCTGGAgggcaagatcaagctga CCGATTTTGGATTCTGTGCGACCATCAACGAGGCCCAGAACAAGCGAACAACCATGGTGGGTACACCCTACTGGATGGCGCCCGAGGTCGTTACTAGGAAAGAGTACGGGCGCAAGGTTGACATTTGGTCTCTGGGTATCATGGCTATCGAAATGATAGAAGGCGAGCCACCATACCTGACGGAATCTCCCTTGCGTGCCCTTTGGTTGATTGCAACCAACGGAACTCCTCACATTAAGAATGAGCAGGATCTTTCTCCTGTGTTCAAGGACTTCCTATACTTTGCACTCAAGGTGGATCCGGAGAAGCGAGCCAGTGCTCATGATCTGCTGAGG CATGAATTCATGAAGCAGTGTGTTGATCTAGGTCAACTATCGCCATTGGTGCGAGCCGCTCGAGAACAGAGGGCGCAAGAAAAGGCTCGCAAGGGGCAGTAG
- a CDS encoding major facilitator superfamily domain-containing protein, with translation MSSDGVGGRFWRKQKLGSRDFTLQERRATGEGEGDVEAEEGSIRQGVSTEYRTYKRRWFGLAQLTLMNIIVSWDWMTFAPVASQAAEYYDVRESTINWISTAFFLAFVAVFPISIAILHRGPKLAFMTAAVLILIGNWIRYAGSTKASGGNIAYAMAGEIIIGFAQPFILAAPTRYSDLWFTNRGRVAATALTSLANPFGAAFGQLITPLMVKKSGDVSNMVLYISIISTVCAVPAFAVPAKPPSPVGPAAETPKLSLRESFGVLSRSLEIWLILVPFSIYVGFFNSISSLLNQIFSPYGFSDDEAGIGGAVLIVVGLIASAISSPIIDRTKSFLLTLKILVPLVGVSYLVFVWMPETRDIAGPYVVLAILGASSFSLVPIALEFLIELSHPLSPEITSTLAWAGGQLFGAIFIIVSDALVADKDANPPKNMKNALIFQAVVALAVVPLPLCLGLFGRKEKTMLRRVRSDEQNRSDTTVTTNA, from the exons ATGAGTAGCGACGGTGTTGGTGGCCGCTTCTGGCGCAAGCAGAAGCTCGGCTCAAGGGACTTCACTCTTCAAGAGCGCAGAGCAACAGGTGAGGGCGAAGGAGAtgttgaggccgaggaggGTAGCATTCGCCAAGGAGTATCGACAGAGTATCGCACTTACAAACGACGTTGGTTTGGTCTCGCTCAGCTTACGCTGATGAATATTATTGTGTCGTGGGAT TGGATGACCTTTGCACCAGTAGCATCACAGGCTGCCGAGTACTATGATGTACGCGAATCTACCATCAACTGGATCAGCACTGCATTCTTCCTTGCATTTGTGGCTGTCTTTCCCATCAGTATTGCCATCCTCCATCGGGGTCCGAAGCTGGCCTTCATGACAGCCGCCGTTCTCATTCTCATTGGCAATTGGATTCGTTATGCTGGTTCTACCAAGGCTAGTGGTGGAAATATTGCCTATGCCATGGCTGGAGAGATCATCATTGGATTTGCCCAACCTTTTATTCTTGCAGCACCAACTCGATACTCGGACTTGTGGTTCACTAACCGTGGACGTGTCGCCGCAACAGCTCTGACAAGTCTGGCCAACCCGTTTGGTGCAGCATTTGGACAACTAATTACACCACTCATGGTTAAGAAATCTGGCGATGTGTCAAATATGGTCCTATACATCTCCATTATT TCAACGGTTTGTGCCGTGCCTGCGTTCGCCGTTCCAGCCAAACCTCCTTCGCCAGTTGGTCCAGCAGCTGAGACCCCTAAACTCAGTCTTCGTGAATCCTTTGGGGTTTTGAGTCGTTCTCTCGAGATCTGGCTGATCCTTGTTCCCTTCTCCATATACGTCGGTTTCTTCAACTCGATTTCTTCACTTCTCAATCAGATCTTCTCGCCATATGGCTTTTCTGACGATGAAGCTGGTATCGGCGGTGCCGTCCTTATCGTTGTTGGACTCATCGCCTCCGCTATCTCGTCACCCATTATCGATCGCACGAAGAGTTTCCTCCTAACTCTCAAGATTCTTGTCCCCCTCGTTGGCGTCAGTTACCTGGTTTTTGTCTGGATGCCTGAAACGAGGGATATTGCTGGTCCCTACGTAGTCCTCGCCATTCTGGGTGCCTCCTCCTTTTCGTTGGTTCCTATCGCACTCGAATTTCTCATCGAACTCAGCCACCCACTCAGCCCCGAAATCACTTCAACTTTGGCGTGGGCTGGTGGCCAGCTATTCGGCGctatcttcatcatcgttaGCGATGCGCTCGTGGCAGATAAGGATGCGAACCCTCCGAAGAACATGAAGAATGCCCTGATCTTCCAAGCAGTTGTGGCTCTTGCCGTAGTGCCCCTCCCTTTGTGCCTGGGGCTTTTTGGCCGGAAAGAGAAGACTATGCTTCGACGTGTTCGCTCAGATGAACAAAACCGGTCGGACACGACTGTAACGACTAACGCATGA